One part of the Rhodococcus oxybenzonivorans genome encodes these proteins:
- the gabT gene encoding 4-aminobutyrate--2-oxoglutarate transaminase: MNDIQYRLPQKRALVTELPGPRSAALTARRRATVAAGVGSSVPVYAADADGGVIVDVDGNSLIDLGSGIAVTSVGASDPAVAEAVREQVGHFTHTCFMVTPYEGYVRVAEELAALTPGDHEKRTVLFNSGAEAVENAIKVARLATGRDAVVAFDHAYHGRTNLTMALTAKSMPYKAHFGPFAPEVYRLPMSYPYRDQDGLTGEQAAQRAISQMEKQIGADSLAAIIIEPIQGEGGFIVPAEGFLPTLVAWARANGVVFIADEVQTGFSRTGAWFACEHEDVVPDIITMAKGMAGGMPLSAITGRAELLDKVHPGGLGGTYGGNPVACAAALAALDTMRTFDLPGRARHIADLVLPRLHALAAEVGVIGDVRGRGAMLAMEFVKPGTTEPDAELTKAIAAQALEQGVILLTCGTYGNVIRLLPPLVIGDDLLEDALTVIEQIVRSFV; the protein is encoded by the coding sequence ATGAACGACATCCAGTACCGGCTGCCGCAGAAGCGAGCACTGGTCACCGAGCTTCCCGGCCCGAGGTCGGCGGCCCTCACCGCTCGCCGCCGCGCCACCGTGGCCGCGGGCGTCGGCTCGAGCGTGCCCGTGTACGCCGCGGACGCGGACGGTGGCGTCATTGTGGACGTCGACGGCAACTCGCTCATCGACCTCGGCTCCGGCATCGCCGTCACCAGCGTGGGAGCCTCGGATCCCGCTGTGGCCGAGGCAGTTCGGGAGCAGGTCGGACATTTCACCCACACCTGCTTCATGGTCACCCCGTACGAGGGTTACGTGCGGGTCGCGGAGGAACTCGCCGCCCTCACCCCCGGCGATCACGAGAAGCGGACCGTCCTGTTCAACTCGGGCGCCGAAGCGGTGGAGAACGCGATCAAGGTCGCCCGCCTCGCCACCGGACGCGACGCCGTCGTCGCATTCGACCACGCCTACCACGGCCGCACCAACCTGACGATGGCCCTGACCGCCAAGTCGATGCCCTACAAGGCCCACTTCGGTCCCTTTGCTCCCGAGGTCTACCGCCTCCCGATGTCGTACCCGTACCGCGATCAGGACGGGTTGACCGGCGAGCAGGCCGCCCAGCGGGCCATCAGCCAGATGGAGAAGCAGATCGGCGCCGATTCACTCGCGGCGATCATCATCGAGCCGATCCAGGGCGAGGGCGGATTCATCGTTCCGGCAGAGGGATTCCTCCCCACTCTGGTCGCCTGGGCGCGCGCCAACGGCGTCGTCTTCATCGCCGACGAGGTGCAGACGGGGTTCTCCCGCACCGGCGCCTGGTTCGCGTGCGAGCACGAGGACGTGGTCCCGGACATCATCACCATGGCCAAAGGCATGGCCGGCGGTATGCCCCTCTCCGCGATCACGGGACGGGCCGAACTTCTCGACAAGGTCCACCCCGGCGGACTCGGCGGCACCTACGGCGGCAATCCCGTCGCCTGTGCCGCCGCGCTCGCCGCCCTCGACACCATGCGGACATTCGACCTGCCGGGCCGGGCTCGGCACATCGCCGACCTCGTCCTGCCGCGGTTGCACGCCCTCGCCGCCGAGGTCGGTGTGATCGGTGACGTGCGCGGTCGCGGCGCCATGCTCGCGATGGAATTCGTCAAGCCCGGAACCACCGAACCGGACGCGGAGTTGACCAAGGCCATCGCCGCCCAGGCTCTCGAGCAGGGCGTCATCCTGCTGACGTGCGGTACCTACGGCAACGTGATCCGCCTCCTTCCCCCGTTGGTGATCGGCGACGACCTGCTCGAGGACGCGTTGACGGTCATCGAGCAGATAGTTCGTTCCTTCGTCTGA
- a CDS encoding NAD-dependent succinate-semialdehyde dehydrogenase: protein MTDFERLRTTLPTGLWIDGAQTDPIDGGTFPVYDPATGEHLADVADAGGKDALRALDSAAAAADEWAATAPRQRSIILRSAWEKVIERTDDLALLMTMEMGKALPESRGEVNYGAEFLRWFSEEAVRIQGRYTTSPSGNGRIMVTKVPVGPTLAVTPWNFPLAMGTRKIGPALAAGCTIIVKPAEDTPLTMLLLAEIFADAGLPAGVLSVLPTLDAAAVTAPLLADPRLRKVTFTGSTRVGKILIEQSAQQVLRTSMELGGNAPFVVFDDADIDAAVDGAMAAKMRNGGEACTSANRLIVANSVREEFTTKLTERIAALTVGPGSQDGTDVGPLVNDKQRRNVASLVDDAVAAGARVRTGGKSVDGPGYFFEPTVIDEVPAGARIIREEIFGPVAAITGFDTEAEAVAAANDTEYGLAAYIYTQDVDRAFRVADKLESGMVGVNRGVISDVAAPFGGVKQSGLGSEGGTEGIEEYLETKYIGFA, encoded by the coding sequence ATGACTGATTTCGAACGGCTCCGCACCACCCTGCCCACCGGCCTGTGGATCGACGGCGCCCAGACCGACCCGATCGACGGCGGCACCTTCCCGGTTTACGACCCCGCCACCGGCGAACACCTCGCAGACGTCGCCGACGCGGGCGGCAAGGACGCACTCCGCGCCCTGGACTCCGCCGCCGCCGCCGCGGACGAGTGGGCCGCCACCGCACCCCGGCAGCGGTCGATCATCCTGCGTTCGGCATGGGAGAAGGTCATCGAACGCACCGACGACCTCGCCCTCCTGATGACGATGGAAATGGGCAAGGCACTGCCGGAGAGCCGCGGCGAGGTGAACTACGGCGCCGAGTTCCTGCGCTGGTTCAGCGAGGAAGCCGTCCGTATCCAGGGCCGCTACACCACCTCCCCCTCCGGCAACGGACGGATCATGGTCACCAAGGTCCCCGTCGGCCCCACCCTGGCCGTCACCCCTTGGAACTTCCCGCTCGCCATGGGCACCCGCAAGATCGGTCCCGCCCTCGCCGCCGGCTGCACTATCATCGTCAAACCCGCCGAGGACACCCCGCTGACCATGCTGCTGCTCGCCGAGATCTTCGCCGACGCCGGCCTGCCCGCCGGTGTGCTCTCGGTGCTCCCCACCCTCGACGCCGCCGCCGTCACCGCACCTCTCCTCGCCGACCCGCGACTGCGGAAGGTGACGTTCACCGGCTCCACCCGCGTCGGCAAGATTCTCATCGAGCAGTCCGCCCAGCAGGTGCTGCGCACCTCGATGGAGCTCGGTGGCAACGCCCCGTTCGTCGTGTTCGACGACGCCGACATCGATGCCGCAGTCGACGGTGCGATGGCCGCGAAGATGCGCAACGGCGGCGAGGCCTGCACCTCCGCGAACCGCCTGATCGTCGCCAACTCGGTGCGCGAGGAATTCACCACCAAGCTCACCGAGCGGATCGCCGCACTCACCGTCGGGCCGGGCAGCCAAGACGGCACCGACGTCGGTCCCCTCGTCAACGACAAGCAACGTCGCAACGTGGCGTCCCTCGTCGACGACGCCGTCGCCGCGGGGGCCCGGGTCCGCACCGGCGGCAAGTCCGTCGACGGGCCCGGCTACTTCTTCGAGCCGACCGTCATCGACGAGGTACCCGCCGGCGCCCGCATCATCCGGGAGGAAATCTTCGGACCCGTCGCCGCCATCACCGGTTTCGACACCGAGGCCGAAGCTGTCGCCGCCGCGAACGACACCGAATACGGACTCGCCGCGTACATCTACACGCAGGACGTCGATCGCGCGTTCCGCGTCGCCGACAAGCTCGAGAGCGGCATGGTCGGCGTCAACCGCGGGGTGATCTCCGACGTCGCAGCACCCTTCGGCGGCGTCAAACAATCCGGGCTCGGCAGCGAAGGCGGCACCGAGGGCATCGAGGAATACCTCGAGACCAAATACATCGGCTTCGCGTAA
- a CDS encoding universal stress protein, producing MRLVVGYLATPSGEDGLALGAQLARSLGAQLDICMVLPPDRTVPARVPAETGYDDILASRAQRWLEEAKSSVPSDIDVDVHLSFHESFAQGLLDEVTRLGAQAIVVGAAGDGLLGRHSIGSVSTELLHSAHVPLALAPRGARHSTAKQIREITCALGTRAGADVLLRTAVRTSELMQAPLRLVSLVALDPRNDLRDHRDTPEDIRERAVAHAQSTLDTARSALPEEFPISVLIADGSTVESAVRTLDWQDGDLVMVGSSRLAQPHRLFLGSTAAKMLRVLPVPMVVVPKQEFPHSE from the coding sequence ATGCGATTGGTCGTTGGATATCTCGCCACCCCCAGCGGGGAGGACGGTCTGGCCCTCGGGGCGCAGCTCGCCCGCAGTCTCGGTGCCCAGCTCGACATCTGCATGGTGCTCCCGCCGGACCGGACGGTCCCGGCGCGAGTCCCGGCCGAGACCGGCTACGACGACATCCTCGCCTCACGTGCCCAGCGCTGGCTGGAGGAGGCGAAGTCGTCGGTGCCGAGCGACATCGACGTGGACGTCCACCTCAGCTTCCACGAGTCATTCGCGCAGGGTCTCCTCGACGAGGTGACCCGGCTCGGCGCACAGGCCATTGTCGTCGGTGCCGCCGGCGACGGACTCCTGGGGCGGCACTCAATCGGTTCGGTGTCGACGGAGCTGCTGCACTCGGCACACGTTCCGCTGGCCCTGGCTCCGCGCGGCGCCCGGCATTCCACGGCCAAGCAGATCCGGGAGATCACCTGCGCACTCGGTACCCGCGCCGGCGCCGACGTGCTGCTGCGAACCGCGGTGAGAACCAGTGAACTCATGCAGGCACCCCTACGCCTGGTGTCGCTGGTGGCGCTGGACCCGCGGAACGACCTCCGCGACCACCGCGACACACCCGAGGACATCCGCGAACGCGCCGTCGCCCACGCACAGAGCACTCTCGACACGGCACGTTCCGCTCTGCCCGAAGAGTTTCCGATCTCCGTGCTGATAGCCGACGGCTCCACCGTGGAATCGGCGGTTCGCACACTCGACTGGCAGGACGGCGACCTCGTCATGGTCGGCTCCAGCCGCCTCGCCCAACCTCATCGACTGTTCCTGGGGTCCACCGCCGCCAAGATGCTCCGTGTCCTGCCGGTACCCATGGTCGTCGTACCGAAGCAGGAGTTCCCGCACAGTGAGTAG
- a CDS encoding APC family permease: protein MTNDEVAQGPTAGGVSAKGLATGTVGTLSGAILGISSVAPGYTLTASIGLIVAAVGLKMPAIFIAGFIPMFLTAYAYRELNSESPDCGASFTWSTKAFGPYVGWMCGWGMVIATIIVLSNLAAIAVQFFYLFIARLFDSPGIADLAGNKVVNVGTTLVFIGIATWIASRGITTSERLQVALVGFQMVLLIAFAVVALVHVGAGDSPANLSFDLSWFDPFSGLAIGAFVIGVTGSIFAFWGWDTCLTLGEESKNPKKTPGRAGLLCVATILLTYLLVSVAAMMYAGVGEEGLGLGNPDNSENVFGALADPVLGNWGGMLLFLAVFVSSIASLQTTFLPAARTMLAMGAYGAFPKKLAEVSPRFLVPSYATVVAGVVTAVFYTVVTFLSESALLDTIAALGIMICWYYGITAFACVWYFRGRLFTSVRNAVFRFVFPLLGGLMLLAVFVISVDESMNPENGSGAQIGGIGLVFYLGFGILLLGAVLMVIMRFRNPAFFQGRTLTRETSALRDESDLASEPAPPSLR, encoded by the coding sequence ATGACGAACGACGAAGTCGCACAGGGGCCCACCGCAGGCGGGGTGAGCGCCAAGGGCCTGGCCACCGGCACGGTCGGGACATTGTCCGGCGCGATTCTCGGAATTTCCTCCGTCGCACCTGGTTACACCCTCACGGCCAGCATCGGACTGATCGTCGCCGCGGTCGGACTGAAGATGCCCGCCATCTTCATCGCCGGATTCATTCCCATGTTCCTCACCGCCTACGCGTACCGTGAGCTGAACTCCGAATCACCGGACTGCGGTGCGTCTTTCACCTGGTCGACCAAGGCGTTCGGTCCGTACGTCGGATGGATGTGCGGCTGGGGAATGGTAATTGCCACCATCATCGTGCTGTCGAATCTGGCGGCGATCGCCGTCCAGTTCTTCTACCTTTTCATCGCCCGACTGTTCGACAGTCCGGGCATCGCCGATCTAGCCGGCAACAAAGTGGTCAACGTCGGCACCACACTCGTCTTCATCGGCATCGCAACGTGGATCGCGAGTCGCGGTATCACCACCAGTGAGCGCCTGCAGGTCGCACTCGTCGGCTTCCAGATGGTGCTCCTCATCGCCTTCGCCGTGGTCGCCCTCGTCCACGTCGGGGCAGGCGACTCGCCCGCGAACCTGTCGTTCGATCTCAGCTGGTTCGATCCATTCTCCGGACTTGCCATCGGCGCCTTCGTCATCGGTGTCACCGGCTCGATCTTCGCCTTCTGGGGATGGGACACCTGTTTGACCCTCGGCGAGGAATCGAAGAACCCCAAGAAGACTCCCGGTCGCGCGGGACTGCTGTGCGTCGCGACGATCCTGCTGACGTACCTGCTGGTGTCGGTCGCGGCGATGATGTATGCGGGAGTCGGCGAAGAGGGCCTCGGCCTCGGTAACCCGGACAACTCGGAGAACGTGTTCGGCGCTCTCGCAGATCCCGTACTCGGCAACTGGGGTGGCATGCTGCTGTTCCTCGCCGTGTTCGTCTCCTCGATCGCGAGCCTGCAGACCACCTTCCTCCCGGCAGCGCGCACGATGCTCGCCATGGGCGCGTACGGTGCGTTTCCGAAGAAGCTTGCCGAGGTGTCTCCCCGGTTCCTCGTGCCGTCCTACGCCACCGTCGTCGCCGGTGTGGTGACGGCCGTGTTCTACACAGTGGTCACCTTCCTGTCCGAGAGCGCCCTGCTCGACACCATTGCCGCGCTGGGAATCATGATCTGCTGGTACTACGGCATCACCGCGTTCGCCTGCGTGTGGTACTTCCGGGGACGGCTGTTCACCAGCGTCCGCAACGCTGTCTTCCGCTTCGTGTTCCCGCTGCTCGGCGGACTCATGCTGCTCGCGGTCTTCGTCATCTCGGTCGACGAGAGCATGAACCCCGAGAACGGGAGTGGCGCACAGATAGGCGGTATCGGACTCGTCTTCTACCTCGGGTTCGGCATTCTTCTTCTCGGTGCCGTCCTGATGGTGATCATGCGTTTCCGCAACCCTGCGTTCTTCCAGGGCCGAACCCTCACCCGCGAGACATCGGCGCTGCGGGACGAGAGCGATCTTGCCTCGGAGCCTGCGCCACCAAGCCTGCGATAA
- a CDS encoding TetR/AcrR family transcriptional regulator — MPRPSQRLLSPEIITEAAIRLVDLTGDFTMPGLAERLKVRPSSLYNHVSGRAEIIELMRARVMAGIVVADPDGKWSETVASLAREYRRNYAEHPRLIPLFTAHTVQSGVAFGMYNALAQAFSDGGFSPAEVLHAITTVDSFVLGSALDLAAPEVVWATAPEANEPMRAALATSGPNPGRADAAFEFGLRTLIAGLVAQAPRQDRSRPAAPMSRG, encoded by the coding sequence ATGCCACGGCCATCACAGCGGCTGCTGTCACCGGAGATCATCACGGAAGCGGCCATTCGCCTGGTGGACCTCACCGGTGACTTCACGATGCCGGGTCTCGCCGAGCGGCTGAAGGTGCGGCCCTCCTCGCTGTACAACCACGTGTCGGGGCGGGCGGAGATCATCGAATTGATGCGCGCCCGCGTGATGGCGGGCATCGTGGTGGCGGACCCCGACGGCAAGTGGAGCGAGACGGTGGCTTCCCTGGCGCGCGAGTATCGGCGCAACTACGCCGAGCATCCTCGGCTGATTCCACTGTTCACCGCGCACACGGTGCAATCCGGTGTGGCGTTCGGAATGTACAACGCGCTGGCGCAAGCCTTTTCGGACGGCGGATTCTCACCGGCGGAGGTTCTCCACGCCATCACGACGGTCGACAGCTTCGTTCTGGGCTCCGCGCTCGACCTCGCTGCCCCCGAGGTGGTCTGGGCGACCGCCCCGGAGGCGAACGAGCCGATGCGGGCAGCGTTGGCAACGTCCGGACCGAACCCCGGACGGGCCGACGCAGCATTCGAGTTCGGACTGCGCACCCTTATCGCAGGCTTGGTGGCGCAGGCTCCGAGGCAAGATCGCTCTCGTCCCGCAGCGCCGATGTCTCGCGGGTGA
- a CDS encoding nitrilase-related carbon-nitrogen hydrolase, with translation MLTITAPTTPAPLTRTPNTGARTTERPLLRVGLVQHRWHEDEQDLRAELDEGIAAAARLGAQVVFLPELTLSRYPAFVEGGDNPGRQAEDLLTGPTFTFAAKAAAEHGIPVHASLYERDDRESGDQYDDGLGFNTAILASPSGRLLARTRKLHIPVTAGYYEDTYFRGGPATDPYPVHTALDGVKLGMPTCWDEWFPEVARAYSLGGAEVLVYPTAIGSEPDFPQFDTQPLWQQVIVGNGIANGTFMVVPNRHGNEGLITFYGSSFISDPYGRILVQAPRDESAVLVADLDLQQREDWLALFPFLTTRRPDTYGALTEPVDHASPFGKA, from the coding sequence ATGTTGACGATCACCGCACCGACCACTCCCGCGCCCCTCACGAGGACGCCGAACACGGGGGCGCGGACGACCGAACGCCCCCTACTCCGCGTCGGGCTGGTGCAGCACCGGTGGCACGAGGACGAGCAGGACCTCCGCGCCGAACTCGACGAAGGAATCGCCGCGGCGGCTCGACTCGGAGCTCAGGTCGTCTTCCTGCCCGAGCTGACGCTGAGCCGCTATCCCGCATTCGTGGAAGGCGGTGACAACCCCGGCCGCCAGGCGGAAGACCTCCTGACCGGCCCCACATTCACCTTCGCGGCCAAGGCGGCGGCCGAACACGGTATCCCCGTCCACGCCTCGCTCTACGAGCGCGACGACCGCGAGAGCGGCGACCAGTACGACGACGGCCTCGGGTTCAACACGGCCATCCTCGCGTCCCCGTCCGGCCGACTGCTGGCACGCACCCGCAAACTGCACATTCCGGTGACCGCCGGCTACTACGAGGACACCTACTTCCGCGGCGGACCGGCCACCGATCCATACCCGGTGCACACTGCCCTCGACGGCGTGAAACTCGGCATGCCGACCTGCTGGGACGAGTGGTTCCCCGAGGTTGCTCGCGCGTATTCGCTCGGTGGCGCCGAAGTCCTGGTGTACCCCACCGCCATCGGCTCCGAACCCGACTTCCCCCAGTTCGACACCCAGCCGCTGTGGCAACAGGTGATCGTCGGGAACGGGATCGCGAACGGCACGTTCATGGTGGTGCCCAACCGCCACGGCAACGAAGGCCTCATCACCTTCTACGGGTCGTCGTTCATCTCCGATCCCTACGGCCGCATTCTCGTTCAGGCACCGCGTGACGAATCAGCCGTCCTGGTCGCCGATCTCGACCTTCAGCAGCGAGAAGACTGGCTTGCACTGTTCCCGTTTCTCACGACGAGGCGACCCGACACCTACGGCGCCCTCACCGAGCCAGTCGATCACGCCTCCCCCTTCGGGAAAGCCTGA
- a CDS encoding agmatine deiminase family protein — translation MSWRMPAEGEPHERTWMAFPSEGYSLGDTPAAHHEARSTWAAVAHAIARFEPVTVVVDPDEMAVAREYLSPHIDVVEAPLNDAWMRDIGPTFVVSEDGRLGGVDWVFNGWGGQDWARWDRDSKIGRMVVERSGAELVESTLVNEGGGIQVDGLGTVLVTETVQLDPGRNPGLSKADVEAELARTLGATNVIWLPRGLTRDSDTFGTRGHVDIVAAIPSPGVILVHEQRDPEHPDFEVSRTVIDLLKQTTDARGQSWQIIPVPAPTVLRDDEGFVDYSYINHLVVNGGVIACSFDDPADEEAVALLSAAYPGRDVVTVDARPLFARGGGIHCITQHQPVVR, via the coding sequence ATGAGCTGGCGCATGCCCGCGGAGGGCGAACCTCACGAGCGGACTTGGATGGCCTTTCCCAGCGAGGGATACTCGCTCGGGGACACTCCCGCAGCCCACCACGAGGCCCGCAGCACCTGGGCCGCGGTGGCACACGCGATCGCCCGGTTCGAACCCGTCACCGTCGTGGTCGACCCGGACGAGATGGCCGTCGCGAGGGAATACCTCTCCCCTCACATCGACGTCGTCGAGGCCCCGCTGAACGACGCCTGGATGCGCGACATCGGTCCCACCTTCGTGGTGTCCGAGGACGGCAGGCTCGGGGGCGTCGACTGGGTGTTCAACGGGTGGGGCGGCCAGGACTGGGCGCGGTGGGACCGCGATTCCAAGATCGGCAGGATGGTGGTCGAGCGGTCCGGCGCCGAACTCGTCGAGTCGACGCTCGTCAACGAGGGCGGCGGAATACAAGTGGACGGCCTCGGCACCGTGTTGGTCACCGAGACCGTGCAACTCGACCCCGGCCGCAACCCGGGACTGTCCAAGGCTGATGTCGAGGCCGAACTCGCGCGCACTCTCGGCGCCACGAACGTCATCTGGTTGCCCCGCGGACTCACCCGCGACTCCGACACGTTCGGCACGCGCGGACACGTCGACATCGTCGCCGCCATCCCGTCTCCGGGCGTCATCCTGGTGCACGAGCAGCGCGACCCGGAACACCCCGACTTCGAGGTCAGCAGGACCGTCATCGACCTGCTGAAGCAGACCACGGACGCCCGCGGCCAATCCTGGCAGATCATTCCGGTGCCGGCGCCGACGGTGCTCCGCGACGACGAGGGATTCGTCGACTACAGCTACATCAACCATCTCGTCGTCAACGGCGGAGTGATCGCCTGCAGTTTCGACGATCCCGCCGACGAGGAGGCCGTCGCGCTCCTGTCGGCCGCCTACCCCGGACGTGACGTGGTAACCGTCGATGCACGACCCCTCTTCGCCCGCGGCGGCGGAATCCACTGCATCACGCAGCACCAGCCCGTCGTGCGCTGA
- the katG gene encoding catalase/peroxidase HPI, with translation MSDTTRTLAEEHPPIAEAQTEPAESGGCPVAHGRLEHPTRGGGNRDWWPNQLNLKILQKNPAVRNPMDEDFDYTRELANLDFEALKRDIEEVMTTSQDWWPADYGHYGPLFVRMAWHAAGTYRVTDGRGGAGAGMQRFAPLNSWPDNANLDKARHLLWPVKKKYGKTISWADLIVFAGNCALESMGFETFGFGAGRVDQWEPEEDVYWGPELTWLGDERYTGERDLEKPLGAVQMGLIYVNPEGPNGNPDPLAAATDIRETFARMAMNDVETAALIVGGHTFGKTHGAGPADHVGPEPEAAPLEEQGLGWKSSFGTGKGKDAITSGLEVTWTPTPTTWDNSFLETLYGYEWELSKSPAGANQWIAKGGAGTGTVPDAFDPSVRHAPTMLTTDLSLRIDPAYEKITRRWLDHPEELADEFAKAWYKLTHRDMGPVARYLGPLVPDETLLWQDPIPVVTHELIDADDIASLKSQILGSGLTVAELVSTAWASASSFRGSDKRGGANGGRIRLEPQASWEVNNPAELAQVVKTLEGIQESFNTAQTGNKRVSFADLVVLGGVAAVERAAKDAGHDVEVPFTPGRTDATQEQTDVESFAALEPTADGFRNYLGEGNRLPAEFLLVDKANLLTLTAPEMTVLVGGLRVLGANYNTRSEAGVFTSKPGTLTNDFFANLIDLGTTWAPRSTDSEIYEGRDRVTGEVKWTGTRVDLVFGSNSELRALAEVYASDDAKQKFVRDFVSAWDKVMNLDRFDLA, from the coding sequence GTGTCTGACACCACCCGGACTCTCGCAGAAGAGCACCCGCCCATCGCCGAGGCCCAAACGGAACCTGCGGAGAGCGGCGGCTGCCCCGTCGCGCACGGTCGGCTCGAGCATCCGACTCGGGGCGGCGGTAACCGTGACTGGTGGCCGAACCAGCTCAACCTGAAGATCCTGCAGAAGAACCCCGCCGTGCGTAACCCCATGGACGAGGACTTCGACTACACCCGGGAACTCGCGAACCTGGACTTCGAGGCTCTGAAGCGTGACATCGAGGAGGTCATGACCACCTCGCAGGACTGGTGGCCCGCCGACTACGGCCACTACGGCCCCCTCTTCGTCCGCATGGCGTGGCACGCCGCGGGCACCTACCGCGTGACCGACGGTCGCGGCGGCGCCGGCGCCGGGATGCAGCGCTTCGCGCCGTTGAACAGCTGGCCCGACAACGCGAACCTCGACAAGGCACGGCACCTGCTGTGGCCGGTGAAGAAGAAGTACGGCAAGACCATCTCGTGGGCCGACTTGATCGTCTTCGCCGGCAACTGCGCCCTCGAGTCGATGGGCTTCGAGACTTTCGGATTCGGCGCGGGCCGGGTGGATCAGTGGGAGCCCGAGGAAGACGTCTACTGGGGCCCGGAACTCACCTGGCTCGGCGACGAGCGTTATACCGGTGAGCGAGACCTCGAGAAGCCGCTCGGTGCGGTGCAGATGGGTCTGATTTACGTCAATCCCGAAGGCCCGAACGGCAACCCGGACCCGCTCGCCGCCGCCACGGACATCCGTGAGACGTTCGCCAGGATGGCGATGAACGATGTCGAAACGGCCGCACTGATCGTCGGTGGCCACACCTTCGGCAAGACCCACGGCGCCGGCCCCGCCGACCACGTCGGCCCGGAGCCCGAGGCTGCACCGCTCGAGGAGCAGGGTCTGGGCTGGAAGAGCTCCTTCGGCACAGGTAAGGGCAAGGACGCCATCACCAGTGGCCTCGAGGTGACGTGGACACCTACCCCGACCACGTGGGACAACAGCTTCCTGGAAACCCTGTACGGCTACGAATGGGAGCTGAGTAAGAGCCCCGCCGGCGCCAACCAGTGGATCGCGAAGGGCGGCGCTGGTACCGGCACCGTTCCCGACGCCTTCGACCCCTCGGTGCGGCACGCCCCCACCATGCTGACCACCGACCTCTCCCTGCGGATCGACCCTGCCTACGAGAAGATCACCCGTCGCTGGCTCGACCACCCCGAGGAGCTCGCGGACGAATTCGCCAAGGCCTGGTACAAGCTGACCCACCGCGACATGGGCCCGGTCGCCCGTTACCTCGGACCGCTGGTCCCGGACGAGACCCTGCTGTGGCAGGACCCCATCCCCGTGGTCACTCACGAGCTCATCGATGCCGACGACATCGCGTCGCTGAAGAGTCAGATCCTCGGGTCCGGACTGACTGTTGCCGAGCTGGTCTCGACCGCGTGGGCGTCGGCCTCCTCGTTCCGGGGCAGCGACAAGCGGGGCGGCGCCAACGGCGGTCGTATCCGTCTCGAGCCGCAGGCGAGCTGGGAGGTCAACAACCCGGCCGAGCTCGCCCAGGTGGTGAAGACCCTCGAGGGAATTCAGGAGTCCTTCAATACCGCCCAGACCGGAAACAAGCGGGTCTCGTTTGCCGACCTCGTCGTGCTCGGTGGCGTTGCTGCCGTCGAGCGGGCCGCGAAGGATGCCGGACACGATGTCGAGGTGCCATTCACTCCCGGTCGCACCGATGCCACACAGGAACAGACCGATGTGGAGTCTTTCGCTGCGCTCGAGCCGACTGCGGATGGTTTCCGCAACTACCTCGGCGAGGGCAACCGTCTACCGGCGGAATTCCTGTTGGTCGACAAGGCGAACTTGCTGACGTTGACCGCTCCCGAGATGACCGTTCTCGTCGGGGGCCTGCGCGTGCTCGGCGCGAACTACAACACCAGGTCGGAAGCGGGCGTCTTCACGTCGAAGCCGGGGACGCTGACCAACGATTTCTTCGCGAACCTGATCGACCTCGGCACGACATGGGCGCCGAGGTCCACGGACTCGGAGATCTACGAGGGCCGCGACCGCGTCACCGGGGAGGTGAAGTGGACCGGAACCCGCGTCGACCTCGTGTTCGGGTCGAACTCCGAACTGCGTGCTCTCGCGGAGGTGTACGCCTCCGATGACGCAAAGCAGAAGTTCGTGCGGGACTTCGTGTCCGCGTGGGACAAGGTGATGAACCTCGACCGGTTCGACCTCGCCTAA
- a CDS encoding Fur family transcriptional regulator, producing MVYAEQLRAAELRVTRPRVAVLEAVQKNPHADTETILGEVRAVLPGVSQQAVYGILRTATAAGLVRKIQPAGLVARYETRVGDNHHHVVCRSCAAIADVDCAVGESPCLPAVHDNGFRVDEAELIFWGLCANCSTSLTS from the coding sequence ATAGTGTACGCAGAGCAATTGCGTGCGGCCGAGCTGCGTGTGACGCGTCCTCGAGTGGCAGTGCTGGAGGCAGTGCAAAAGAATCCGCACGCCGACACGGAGACGATCCTCGGAGAAGTGCGTGCAGTGCTTCCCGGTGTGTCTCAGCAGGCGGTGTACGGCATTTTGCGCACGGCGACTGCTGCCGGTTTGGTGCGCAAGATCCAGCCGGCGGGTTTGGTGGCTCGCTACGAGACGCGGGTCGGTGACAACCATCATCACGTGGTCTGCCGGTCCTGCGCAGCCATCGCGGACGTCGATTGCGCTGTCGGTGAGTCGCCGTGCCTACCCGCTGTCCACGACAACGGATTCCGTGTCGACGAGGCGGAGCTCATCTTCTGGGGCCTGTGCGCCAACTGCTCGACATCGCTCACCTCGTAG